From the Camarhynchus parvulus chromosome 13, STF_HiC, whole genome shotgun sequence genome, one window contains:
- the LOC115908826 gene encoding protocadherin gamma-B5-like — MKVRSAAQGWAGAGRVALLAALLLCVWCRAAAERLRYAIPEELARGSLVGPLARDLGLSADQLPARKLRLSEEKQYFTVNEENGNLYVNERLDREEMCGESATCSVSFEVLVHNPLNIFHVEVDIQDMNDNAPHFLRENFQLEINELTSPGARFYLGTAEDADVGSNSLQGYELEANKYFAVEVKESQEGSKFAELVLRHSLDREREDSLSLVLTALDGGDPPRTGTAQLRINVTDANDNPPVFAQDRYRVSLREDTPPGSTVLNIFASDADAGTNARITYGFGEMPAKALQKFMVDGERGMITLQEALDFEDTRTFSLAVEARDGGGLVAHCKVEVEVLDVNDNAPEVTLTSVSSPVPEDAPAGTVVALLKVRDRDSGENGQVSCELSGEAPLSIVASSGGSYKVVTSGALDREQASEQRVTVVARDRGRPALWSSRELVLEVSDVNDNAPVFEEAAYSAYVAENNAAGALVLRVQARDADAGANGRVSYWLAGGSAGAAGAAPLVSVEARSGALYAQRSADYEQCREFTVAVRAQDGGSPARSSTATVRVFVLDRNDNAPRVLWPAAAATAAAGEAAGGAAPPFEVVPRSAEAGYLVAKVVAVDADAGRNAWLSYELVQASEPALFRVGLHSGEVRTARAVAERDAAKQRLVALVKDHGQPALSATATLHVLLADSLREALPELSERPAAAEAAAAELQFYLVLALALLSALLVLSVALAVLARLRRAGPPAVLRCLGAQRFSLPGAAFPADFCEGTLPYSYNLCVPPPARALPEAAWPPPPPPVPILSAEELLGGEPLEKPSSNSSPLTGEPPANPDAPQVCNAARSFCYCGFPIIVLSLLFFSAWCP; from the coding sequence ATGAAGGTCAGATCGGCAgcgcagggctgggcaggcGCTGGGCGGGTCGCTCTGCTGGCCGCGCTGCTGCTGTGCGTGTGGTGCCGGGCGGCGGCCGAGCGGCTCCGCTACGCCATCCCCGAGGAGCTGGCCAGAGGCTCGCTCGTGGGGCCGCTGGCGCGGGACCTGGGGCTCAGCGCGGACCAGCTGCCGGCGCGCAAGCTGCGGCTGAGCGAGGAGAAGCAATACTTCACGGTGAATGAGGAGAACGGGAACCTGTACGTGAACGAGAGGCTGGACCGGGAGGAGATGTGCGGCGAGTCGGCGACCTGCTCCGTCAGCTTCGAGGTGCTGGTGCACAACCCGCTGAACATTTTCCATGTCGAAGTGGATATCCAAGACATGAACGACAATGCGCCGCATTTCTTGAGAGAAAACTTCCAGCTTGAGATCAACGAGTTGACTTCTCCCGGTGCCCGGTTTTACTTGGGCACGGCAGAGGATGCGGACGTGGGCAGTAACTCGCTACAAGGCTACGAGCTGGAGGCCAATAAGTATTTCGCAGTGGAAGTGAAAGAAAGCCAGGAGGGCAGCAAGTTCGCAGAGCTGGTACTGCGCCACTCGCTTGACCGCGAGAGAGAAGACAGCCTAAGCCTGGTTCTGACGGCTCTGGATGGCGGAGACCCGCCCCGGACTGGCACCGCCCAGCTCAGGATTAACGTCACCGACGCCAATGACAACCCACCCGTGTTCGCGCAGGACCGGTACCGCGTCAGCCTGCGCGAGGACACACCTCCGGGATCGACGGTGCTGAACATCTTTGCCTCTGATGCCGACGCCGGCACCAATGCCCGCATCACCTACGGCTTCGGAGAAATGCCGGCTAAAGCGCTTCAGAAGTTCATGGTGGATGGAGAGAGAGGAATGATCACACTCCAGGAGGCACTGGATTTTGAAGATACACGCAccttcagcctggctgtggaAGCGAGGGACGGTGGTGGTTTGGTGGCACACTGCaaggtggaggtggaggtgcTGGACGTGAATGACAACGCGCCCGAGGTGACCCTGACGTCCGTGTCGAGCCCCGTGCCCGAGGACGCGCCGGCCGGTACTGTGGTAGCCCTCCTGAAAGTGCGGGACAGAGACTCCGGCGAGAACGGTCAGGTGTCTTGCGAGCTGTCGGGAGAGGCGCCGCTGTCGATCGTGGCGTCGTCGGGCGGCTCGTACAAGGTGGTGACATCGGGCGCGCTGGACCGCGAGCAGGCGTCCGAGCAGCGCGTGACGGTGGTGGCCCGGGACCGGGGCAGGCCGGcgctgtggagcagcagggagctggtgctggaggtgtCGGACGTGAACGACAACGCGCCGGTGTTCGAGGAGGCGGCGTACAGCGCGTACGTGGCGGAGAACAACGCGGCGGGCGCGCTGGTGCTGCGCGTGCAGGCGCGGGACGCGGACGCGGGCGCCAACGGGCGCGTGAGCTACTGGCTggcgggcggcagcgcgggcgcggcgggcgcggcgccgcTGGTGTCGGTGGAGGCGCGGAGCGGCGCGCTGTACGCGCAGCGCTCCGCGGACTACGAGCAGTGCCGCGAGTTCACGGTGGCCGTGCGGGCGCAGGACGGCGGCTCGCCGGCGCGCAGCTCCACGGCCACGGTGCGCGTCTTCGTGCTGGACCGCAACGACAACGCGCCCAGGGTGCTCTGGCCCGCCGCGGCGGCAACGGCGGCGGCGGGAGAGGCTGCGGGAGGGGCGGCGCCGCCTTTCGAGGTGGTGCCGCGCTCGGCCGAGGCCGGCTACCTGGTGGCCAAGGTGGTGGCGGTGGACGCGGACGCGGGGCGCAACGCGTGGCTGTCCTACGAGCTGGTGCAGGCGTCGGAGCCGGCGCTGTTCCGCGTGGGGCTGCACAGCGGCGAGGTGCGCACGGCGCGCGCCGTGGCCGAGCGGGACGCGGCCAAGCAGcgcctggtggccctggtgaaGGACCACGGGCAGCCGGCGCTCTCGGCCACGGCCACGCTGCACGTGCTGCTGGCCGACAGCTTGCGGGAGGCGCTGCCGGAGCTGAGCGAGCGCCCGGCGGCcgccgaggcggcggcggccgagcTGCAGTTCTACCTGGTGCTGGCGCTGGCGCTGCTCTCGGCGCTCTTGGTGCTGAGCGTGGCGCTGGCCGTGCTGGCGCGGCTGCGCCGGGCCGGCCCGCCCGCCGTGCTGCGCTGCCTGGGCGCGCAGCGCTTCTCGCTGCCCGGCGCCGCCTTCCCGGCCGACTTCTGCGAGGGCACCTTGCCCTACTCCTACAACCTGTGCGTGCCGCCGCCGGCCCGCGCCCTGCCCGAGGCCGCttggccgccgccgccgccgccggtgCCCATCCTGTCGGCGGAGGAGCTTCTGGGAGGGGAGCCCTTGGAGAAGCCGAGCTCGAATAGCAGCCCCCTGACGGGAGAGCCGCCTGCCAATCCCGACGCACCGCAGGTCTGTAATGCCGCGCGCTCGTTCTGTTATTGCGGCTTTCCTATCATCGtgctttccctcctctttttctcGGCATGGTGTCCATGA
- the LOC115908525 gene encoding LOW QUALITY PROTEIN: protocadherin gamma-B5-like (The sequence of the model RefSeq protein was modified relative to this genomic sequence to represent the inferred CDS: inserted 2 bases in 2 codons; deleted 2 bases in 1 codon) has protein sequence MAVRRRQRRGPGGGRALLAALLLCVWCRAAAERLRYAIPEELARGSLVGPLARDLGLSADQLPARKLRLSEEKQYFTVNEENGNLYVNERLDREEMCGDSATCSVSFEALVHNPLNIFRVEVAIEDVNDNSPVFSKAALELEITELTVPGTRFPLEMARDADVGSNSQLTYQLASNPSFSLILDENPGGKKQPALVLEKALDREKQSSFELVLMAVDGGDPARSGTVEVRINVTDANDNQPVFSQRLYEARAAENLPAWSLVLQVVATDADAGSNGRVFYSFGNVPDAIRRLFAVDIDSGEVRLVGPLDFEEKNKYIFGLEAKDGGGLADHCEVHIDITDENDNPPEISILSLSSPVPEDAPEGTVVALLKVRDRDSGENGQVSCELSGEAPLSIVASPGGSYKVVTSGALDREQASEQRVTVVARDRGRPALWSSRELVLEVSDVNDNAPVFEEAAYSAYVAENNAAGALVLRVQARDADAGANGRVSYWLAGGSAGAAGAAPLVSVEARSGALYAQRSXDYEQCREFTVAVRAQDGGSPARSSTATVRVFVLDRNDNAPRVLWPAAAAAGRGRGCGRGRXPPFEVVPRSAEAGYLVAKVVAVDADAGRNAWLSYELVQASEPALFRVGLHSGEVRTARAVAERDAAKQRLVALVKDHGQPALSATATLHVLLADSLREALPELSERPAAAEAAAAELQFYLVLALALLSALLVLSVALAVLARLRRAGPPAVLRCLGAQRFSLPGAAFPADFCEGTLPYSYNLCVPPPARALPEAAWPPPPPVPILSAEELLGGDSCDKPTMNSSAVEGEVPANPDLPQVCKTVNACCSS, from the exons ATGGCGGTGAGGCGGCGGCAGAGGcgcgggccgggcggcgggcgAGCGCTGCTGGCCGCGCTGCTGCTGTGCGTGTGGTGCCGGGCGGCGGCCGAGCGGCTCCGCTACGCCATCCCCGAGGAGCTGGCCAGAGGCTCGCTCGTGGGGCCGCTGGCGCGGGACCTGGGGCTCAGCGCGGACCAGCTGCCGGCGCGCAAGCTGCGGCTGAGCGAGGAGAAGCAATACTTCACGGTGAATGAGGAGAACGGGAACCTGTACGTGAACGAGAGGCTGGACCGGGAGGAGATGTGCGGCGACTCGGCGACCTGCTCCGTCAGCTTCGAGGCGCTGGTGCACAACCCGCTGAACATTTTCCGCGTCGAGGTGGCGATCGAGGACGTTAATGACAATTCCCCGGTCTTCAGCAAGGCTGCTCTGGAACTGGAAATCACGGAATTGACGGTTCCCGGGACTCGTTTTCCACTAGAGATGGCCCGAGACGCGGACGTAGGAAGTAACTCCCAGCTGACTTACCAGCTCGCCAGCAACCCCTCCTTCTCTCTCATCTTGGATGAAAACCCGGGTGGAAAGAAGCAGCCCGCATTAGTGCTGGAGAAAGCATTGGacagggagaagcagagctCATTTGAGCTGGTGCTGATGGCGGTAGATGGCGGGGAT CCCGCGAGGTCCGGGACTGTAGAGGTTCGCATAAACGTGACGGATGCAAATGATAACCAGCCCGTGTTCAGTCAAAGACTATACGAGGCACGAGCAGCGGAGAATCTGCCGGCGTGGTCGCTGGTGTTGCAGGTGGTGGCCACGGATGCGGACGCAGGCTCCAATGGGCGAGTCTTCTACTCCTTCGGCAACGTCCCGGATGCAATTCGCAGATTGTTCGCTGTCGACATTGATAGCGGTGAGGTCAGGTTGGTGGGTCCCCTGGATTTCGAAGAGAAGAATAAATACATCTTCGGCTTGGAGGCGAAGGACGGCGGCGGGCTCGCTGATCACTGCGAAGTGCATATAGACATCACCGACGAGAATGACAACCCACCTGAGATCTCGATTCTGTCACTGTCGAGTCCCGTGCCCGAGGACGCGCCAGAGGGAACAGTGGTGGCCCTGCTGAAAGTGCGGGACAGAGACTCGGGAGAGAACGGTCAGGTGTCGTGCGAGCTGTCGGGAGAGGCGCCGCTGTCCATCGTGGCGTCGCCGGGCGGCTCGTACAAGGTGGTGACATCGGGCGCGCTGGACCGCGAGCAGGCGTCCGAGCAGCGCGTGACGGTGGTGGCCCGGGACCGGGGCAGGCCGGcgctgtggagcagcagggagctggtgctggaggtgtCGGACGTGAACGACAACGCGCCGGTGTTCGAGGAGGCGGCGTACAGCGCGTACGTGGCGGAGAACAACGCGGCGGGCGCGCTGGTGCTGCGCGTGCAGGCGCGGGACGCGGACGCGGGCGCCAACGGGCGCGTGAGCTACTGGCTggcgggcggcagcgcgggcgcggcgggcgcggcgccgcTGGTGTCGGTGGAGGCGCGGAGCGGCGCGCTGTACGCGCAGCGCT TGGACTACGAGCAGTGCCGCGAGTTCACGGTGGCCGTGCGGGCGCAGGACGGCGGCTCGCCGGCGCGCAGCTCCACGGCCACGGTGCGCGTCTTCGTGCTGGACCGCAACGACAACGCGCCCAGGGTGCTCTGGCCcgccgcggcggcggcagggCGCGGGAGAGGCTGCGGGAGGGGGC CGCCGCCTTTCGAGGTGGTGCCGCGCTCGGCCGAGGCCGGCTACCTGGTGGCCAAGGTGGTGGCGGTGGACGCGGACGCGGGGCGCAACGCGTGGCTGTCCTACGAGCTGGTGCAGGCGTCGGAGCCGGCGCTGTTCCGCGTGGGGCTGCACAGCGGCGAGGTGCGCACGGCGCGCGCCGTGGCCGAGCGGGACGCGGCCAAGCAGcgcctggtggccctggtgaaGGACCACGGGCAGCCGGCGCTCTCGGCCACGGCCACGCTGCACGTGCTGCTGGCCGACAGCTTGCGGGAGGCGCTGCCGGAGCTGAGCGAGCGCCCGGCGGCcgccgaggcggcggcggccgagcTGCAGTTCTACCTGGTGCTGGCGCTGGCGCTGCTCTCGGCGCTCTTGGTGCTGAGCGTGGCGCTGGCCGTGCTGGCGCGGCTGCGCCGGGCCGGCCCGCCCGCCGTGCTGCGCTGCCTGGGCGCGCAGCGCTTCTCGCTGCCCGGCGCCGCCTTCCCGGCCGACTTCTGCGAGGGCACCTTGCCCTACTCCTACAACCTGTGCGTGCCGCCGCCGGCCCGCGCCCTGCCCGAGGCCGCttggccgccgccgccgccggtgCCCATCCTGTCGGCGGAGGAGCTTCTGGGCGGCGATTCCTGCGACAAGCCGACCATGAACAGCAGCGCTGTCGAGGGAGAGGTACCTGCCAACCCCGACCTACCGCAGGTCTGTAAAACCGTAAACGCCTGCTGTTCTTCTTGA
- the LOC115908827 gene encoding LOW QUALITY PROTEIN: protocadherin gamma-A6-like (The sequence of the model RefSeq protein was modified relative to this genomic sequence to represent the inferred CDS: inserted 1 base in 1 codon; deleted 1 base in 1 codon): MCAAGRRWGRRQRALLWAVLLAAWEAAWGQLRYSVPEEMPKGSFVGDVAKDLGLQLTALKDRDAHVFGTGRTRYFFLDLQNGHLSMMEQVDREDICAAVAKCVLNFEILVKGPMNIYKGEVEIIDINDNPPSFPERRNVLEISENTAPGARFPLERAHDPDIGVNSLQNYECSESSYFTLDVKTGDDGVKYPELLLVKSLDREQKAAHHLILTATDNGSPVKSGSTTIEIIVLDGNDNAPEFTQSVYRVTVKEDLAVGSRVLQVTATDRDEGPNAEVKYSFFQIPEKFDETFKVDPESGEIVVTENLNFEEHEFYELVVQARDAGGLSSHSKVLIKVVDVNNYVPEIVVMSVFTPVPEDTPVGTVIAIFSVQDRDSGVNGEVQCSISDSHPFRLEKSFDNYYRVVTAELLDREQVSEYNVTVRAADGGSPALQSSAVLALRVLDVNDNAPVFLEERYSARLAENNAAGALVLTVRATDADWGQNARVRYRLAEGRVRGAPLSSYVSVQAETGALYALRSLDYEQLRELQLCVLAEDGGAPALSSNVSVRLLIVDENDNAPQVLYPPPPPXAGSGAAAWSGVELVPRRSEAGALVAKVVAVDADAGQNAWLSYELAKATEPGLFRVGLHSGEVRTARSPLARDAARHSLLVLVRDHGRPALSATATLSVLLADSVAELLAELASAPDDQAAAPGQPAASLTRWLVLAVAAVSCLFLAFLLLLLALRLRRCHRQHLLPPDSGALRGVPVSHFVGIDGVRAFLHSYSHDVSLTADSRKSHLRFSAASCCDTLPVRPPDEASGDLVPSGDQVTESGWQVASQGL; the protein is encoded by the exons ATGTGCGCGGCGGGGAGGCGCTGGGGCCGGCGGCAgcgagctctgctctgggccgTGCTGCTGGCGGCGTGGGAGGCGGCGTGGGGGCAGCTGCGCTACTCGGTGCCCGAGGAGATGCCCAAGGGCTCC TTCGTGGGCGACGTGGCCAaggacctggggctgcagctgacGGCACTCAAAGACCGCGACGCCCATGTTTTTGGCACAGGTAGGACACGGTACTTTTTTTTAGACTTGCAGAACGGCCACCTATCTATGATGGAGCAGGTGGACAGAGAGGACATATGCGCAGCTGTTGCTAAATGTGTTCTAAACTTCGAAATTCTTGTAAAGGGTCCAATGAACATTTACAAAGGGGAAGTAGAAATAATTGATATTAACGATAATCCTCCGAGTTTTCCAGAAAGGAGAAATGTCTTAGAAATCAGCGAGAATACTGCACCAGGTGCACGCTTCCCATTAGAGAGAGCTCATGATCCCGACATAGGAGTGAACTCTTTGCAGAATTACGAATGTAGTGAGAGCAGCTATTTCACCTTGGACGTGAAAACTGGAGATGATGGCGTGAAATATCCGGAATTATTATTGGTGAAATCTTTGGATCGGGAACAGAAGGCTGCTCATCATTTGATTCTGACAGCCACAGACAACGGAAGTCCAGTGAAATCAGGATCGACAACAATCGAAATAATTGTGTTAGATGGAAATGACAATGCTCCAGAATTTACTCAATCTGTGTATAGGGTGACCGTGAAAGAAGACTTGGCTGTAGGAAGTCGGGTGTTACAGGTGACAGCGACTGACAGAGACGAAGGGCCAAATGCCGAGGTAAAATACTCATTCTTTCAGATCCCAGAGAAGTTCGACGAGACTTTTAAGGTGGATCCGGAAAGTGGAGAAATTGTCGTAACAGAGAACTTGAATTTCGAAGAGCACGAGTTTTACGAATTGGTTGTGCAAGCTCGGGATGCGGGCGGACTCTCTTCCCACAGCAAGGTACTCATCAAGGTCGTGGATGTAAACAACTACGTTCCCGAAATTGTGGTCATGTCCGTGTTCACTCCGGTTCCAGAAGATACACCGGTGGGGACAGTGATAGCAATTTTCAGCGTCCAAGACAGGGATTCCGGAGTGAACGGAGAGGTGCAGTGCAGCATCAGCGACAGCCATCCATTCCGCCTAGAGAAATCATTCGATAATTACTACCGTGTGGTGACCGCAGAACTCCTGGACCGGGAGCAGGTGTCGGAGTACAACGTGACGGTGCGGGCGGCCGACGGCGGGTCGCCGGCGCTGCAGAGCAGCGCGGTGCTGGCGCTGCGGGTGCTGGACGTGAACGACAACGCGCCGGTGTTCTTGGAGGAGCGCTACAGCGCGCGGCTGGCGGAGAACAACGCGGCGGGCGCGCTGGTGCTGACGGTGCGCGCCACGGACGCGGACTGGGGGCAGAACGCGCGCGTGCGCTACCGGCTGGCGGAGGGGCGGGTGCGGGGCGCGCCGCTGTCGTCGTACGTGTCGGTGCAGGCGGAGACGGGCGCGCTGTACGCGCTGCGCTCCTTGGACTACGAGCAGCTGCGCGAGCTGCAGCTGTGCGTGCTGGCGGAGGACGGCGGCGCGCCGGCGCTGAGCAGCAACGTGTCCGTGCGGCTGCTGATCGTGGACGAGAACGACAACGCGCCGCAGGTGCTGtacccgccgccgccgc cggcgggCTCGGGCGCTGCGGCCTGGTCGGGCGTGGAGCTGGTGCCGCGGCGCTCGGAGGCCGGCGCGCTGGTGGCCAAGGTGGTGGCGGTGGACGCGGACGCGGGCCAGAACGCCTGGCTGTCCTACGAGCTGGCCAAGGCCACGGAGCCGGGGCTCTTCCGCGTCGGGCTGCACAGCGGCGAGGTGCGCACGGCGCGCTCGCCGCTGGCCCGCGACGCGGCGCGCCACagcctgctggtgctggtgcgGGACCACGGGCGGCCGGCGCTCTCGGCCACGGCCACGCTGAGCGTGCTGCTGGCCGACAGCGTGGCCGAGCTGCTGGCCGAGCTGGCCAGCGCGCCCGACGACcaggcggcggcgccgggccaGCCGGCCGCCAGCCTGACGCGCTGGCTCGTGCTGGCCGTGGCCGCCGTCTCGTGCCTCTTCCTggccttcctgctgctgctgctggcgctgcgCCTGCGCCGCTGCCACCGCCAGCACCTGCTGCCGCCCGACAGCGGCGCCTTGCGCGGCGTGCCCGTCTCGCACTTCGTGGGCATCGACGGCGTGCGCGCCTTCCTGCACTCCTACTCGCACGACGTGTCGCTCACGGCCGACTCGCGCAAGAGCCACCTGCGCTTCTCCGCTGCCAGCTGCTGCGACACCCTCCCGGTCCGACCCCCAGATGAGGCTTCGGGTGATCTCGTCCCTTCAGGAGATCAAGTTACCGAAAGTGGTTGGCAAGTTGCTTCTCAG GGTCTGTGA
- the LOC115908530 gene encoding protocadherin beta-15-like: MALARQVLCVCAFLGLPLARAEPIRYSVAEEAESGSLVGELAEDAGLTPAQLSARRARLVSEDGRQHLRFERASGRLVVAGRLDREELCAQSDTCMLPFELLLSSPLQFLQVEVTVKDINDHSPVFPEERVTFDILETSEPGSRFPLEVARDLDIGSNTIQEYSMAPKNDFFKLSYGGRITGKKYLELVLEKPLDREEQAEMEFSLIAVDGGSPPRTGTTQVKILILDVNDNAPIFTQEEYIGQVLENMPEGSVVLTVLATDPDAGVNGDITYQFSQAVGQGDSAFVIDPITGEIKLTKPLDFETAHTHELSVRARDGGGLSAICKVLVEVVDVNDNAPELVVSSFNSPLPENTVPGTVVALFTVRDRDSGANGKISCALQDQLFFSLRPAYKNYYELVTVSALDREETPQYILSVTAADAGSPPLTTTQTFTVDISDVNDNAPVFNQTSYTMYVRENNVPTVFVGAVSAADADVGLNAKVTYSLAAEQGPERPWCSCISVNSENGHVFVLRPLDYEHLRQTEVTVSASDAGSPPLRANVTVRLVVLDENDNAPLVLYPAQESSPASSELVPVSAEAGYLISKVVAVDADSGQNSWLSYHLLRATDPGLFSVGLQSGEVRLRRPVTERDSVKQKLLVLVRDNGKPPLSATAALSALLLKDFSDVRLPHSSPASEDQAASLTTYLIIALVFVSLLFLISTAVLVARKVCRRKELKAGHVLYAADTLQSGPADAAAAGTLPRAYCYEISLTTGSGNSEFRFLKPILPNLPPQHCAVGQGSEEEQDFSGVPVSTDDMSPDNAGTLSAGQFNALSFN; the protein is encoded by the coding sequence atGGCGCTCGCAAGGCAAgtgctttgtgtttgtgctttccTGGGGCTGCCGCTCGCTCGCGCCGAGCCCATCCGCTACTCCGTAGCCGAGGAGGCGGAAAGCGGCTCCCTGGTGGGCGAGCTGGCGGAGGACGCGGGGCTGACGCCGGCGCAGCTCTCGGCTCGCCGCGCCCGCCTGGTCTCGGAGGACGGCCGGCAGCATTTGCGCTTCGAGCGCGCCTCCGGCCGCCTCGTCGTGGCGGGGAGGCTGGACCGGGAGGAGCTGTGCGCCCAGTCCGACACCTGCATGCTCCCCTTcgagctgctgctctccagccccctGCAGTTCTTGCAGGTCGAGGTGACTGTGAAGGATATCAATGATCACTCGCCTGTCTTCCCTGAGGAACGAGTCACTTTTGACATCCTGGAAACCAGCGAGCCAGGCTCTCGTTTCCCACTGGAGGTTGCTCGGGACCTCGATATTGGCAGCAACACAATCCAGGAGTACAGCATGGCTCCAAAGAATGACTTTTTTAAGCTCTCCTATGGAGGTCGGATTACAGGCAAGAAATATCTGGAACTGGTCTTGGAAAAGCCACTAGacagagaggagcaggcagagatggagtTCAGTCTCATTGCAGTAGATGGGGGCTCTCCTCCCAGAACTGGGACCACTCAAGTGAAAATTCTCATTCTAGATGTAAATGACAATGCTCCGATATTCACTCAGGAGGAGTACATTGGACAGGTTCTAGAGAACATGCCAGAAGGCTCTGTGGTACTGACTGTGCTGGCAACTGATCCAGATGCAGGAGTTAATGGGGACATCACCTATCAATTCAGCCAGGCAGTGGGACAGGGTGACTCAGCATTTGTGATTGATCCCATAACTGGTGAAATTAAACTCACAAAACCCCTGGACTTTGAGACAGCACACACTCACGAGCTCAGTGTGAGGGCCAGAGATGGTGGGGGCCTTTCAGCAATTTGCAAAGTGTTGGTGGAGGTGGTGGATGTGAATGACAATGCCCCAGAGCTGGTGGTCAGTTCCTTCAACAGTCCCCTCCCCGAGAACACAGTGCCCGGCACGGTGGTTGCCCTGTTTACAGTCAGGGACCGGGATTCTGGTGCCAACGGGAAGAtctcctgtgccctgcaggatCAGCTCTTCTTCTCCCTGCGGCCAGCCTATAAGAATTACTATGAGCTGGTGACAGTGAGTGCGCTGGACCGCGAGGAGACGCCTCAGTACATCCTCAGTGTGACGGCAGCAGATGCGGGCTCGCCTCCTCTCACCACCACGCAGACCTTCACCGTGGACATCTCTGACGTCAATGACAATGCCCCCGTCTTCAACCAGACCTCCTACACCATGTACGTGCGTGAGAACAACGTCCCCACGGTGTTTGTTGGAGCCGTGAGCGCTGCAGATGCTGACGTGGGGCTGAATGCCAAGGTGACCTattccctggcagcagagcaaggGCCAGAGCGGCCCTGGTGCTCCTGCATCTCGGTCAACTCTGAGAATGGACACGTGTTTGTGCTGCGGCCCCTGGACTACGAGCACTTGAGGCAGACCGAGGTGACGGTCAGTGCCTCTGACGCGGGCTCTCCTCCGCTCAGAGCCAACGTCACCGTCCGCCTTGTGGTGCTGGACGAGAACGACAACGCACCGCTCGTGCTCTACCCggcccaggagagcagcccgGCCTCCAGTGAGCTGGTGCCCGTGTCGGCTGAGGCGGGCTACCTCATCAGCAAAGTGGTGGCCGTCGATGCCGACTCGGGACAGAACTCCTGGCTCTCCTACCACCTGCTCAGGGCCACCGACCCAGGCCTGTTTTCCGTGGGCCTCCAGAGCGGCGAGGTGCGTCTCAGGAGGCCCGTGACAGAGAGAGACAGCGTCAAGCAGAAGCTCCTTGTGCTGGTCAGAGACAACGGCAAGCCCCCGCTGTCAGCCACGGCAGCTCTCAGCGCTCTCCTGCTCAAGGACTTCTCCGACGTGCGCCTCCCGCACAGCAGCCCGGCCTCCGAGGATCAGGCCGCCTCCCTGACCACCTATTTAATCATTGCCTTGGTCTTtgtctccctcctcttcctcatctccaCCGCAGTGCTGGTGGCTCGCAAGgtgtgcaggaggaaggagctgaaggCTGGCCATGTGCTCTATGCTGCCGACACCTTGCAGAGCGGCCCGGCCGATGCAGCCGCTGCAGGGACCCTGCCCCGCGCCTATTGCTACGAGATCAGCCTCACCACGGGCTCGGGCAACAGCGAGTTCAGATTCCTCAAGCCCATCCTGCCCAACCTGCCCCCACAGCACTGCGCCGTGGGCCAGGGCTCCGAGGAGGAACAGGATTTCTCTGGTGTCCCTGTCAGCACAGATGACATGTCCCCAGACAATGCTGGCACTCTCTCTGCAGGACAGTTCAATGCTCTTTCCTTCAACTAG